The following proteins come from a genomic window of Flavobacterium crocinum:
- a CDS encoding pectinesterase family protein produces the protein MKKSFYKWAVCIACMIIVPNYLSAQTKDKITVAIDGSGDYVNIQAAVNAVPAEKATRTMIFIKNGLYNTEKIIVPADKKRITFKGENREKTILSYHIFDCTGGLNNKCPAEDAAKWEGQNIRTSASVTIQGDEFRAENITFQNTAGPVGQALAVFITSDKNTFINCNFLGYQDTMLLGKDGTRSYFKNCMILGRTDYIYGGGIGYFDSCEIRSYGGGWITAPSTPKDQKYGFVFNKCKLTFIGNSPRVNDDKQPFSLGRPWHNYPKVAWLNCEMSKELNPLGWPTTWRMDYASTSSDLHLYEYNNKGEGANMTGRAKWEGLKAISASEAKLYSVENVLNGSDNWKPSAK, from the coding sequence ATGAAAAAATCCTTTTACAAATGGGCTGTTTGTATAGCTTGCATGATAATTGTACCGAACTATTTATCAGCCCAGACTAAAGATAAAATCACAGTAGCCATAGATGGAAGCGGTGATTATGTAAATATTCAGGCAGCAGTTAATGCAGTTCCAGCCGAGAAAGCAACACGCACGATGATTTTTATAAAAAACGGATTATACAATACCGAAAAAATCATTGTTCCTGCTGACAAAAAGAGAATCACTTTTAAAGGCGAAAATCGAGAAAAAACGATTCTAAGTTATCATATTTTTGACTGTACAGGCGGTTTAAACAATAAATGCCCAGCCGAAGATGCCGCGAAATGGGAAGGTCAGAATATTAGAACTTCAGCTTCGGTAACAATTCAGGGAGATGAATTTAGAGCGGAGAATATAACTTTTCAAAATACCGCTGGTCCTGTGGGACAGGCTTTAGCTGTTTTTATTACCTCAGATAAAAACACTTTTATCAATTGTAATTTTTTAGGGTATCAGGATACCATGTTGCTTGGAAAAGATGGCACTCGAAGCTACTTTAAAAACTGTATGATTTTAGGCAGAACAGACTATATCTACGGTGGCGGAATAGGTTATTTCGACAGTTGTGAAATCAGAAGTTATGGCGGTGGCTGGATAACGGCTCCAAGTACACCAAAAGATCAAAAATATGGTTTTGTGTTCAACAAATGCAAACTGACTTTTATTGGTAACAGTCCTCGTGTTAATGATGATAAACAGCCTTTCAGTCTTGGGCGACCTTGGCATAATTATCCAAAGGTAGCATGGCTGAATTGTGAAATGTCAAAAGAATTGAATCCGCTGGGATGGCCTACAACCTGGCGTATGGATTATGCATCAACCAGTTCCGATTTGCATCTTTATGAATACAACAATAAAGGAGAAGGGGCAAATATGACTGGTCGTGCAAAATGGGAAGGTTTAAAAGCAATTTCTGCTAGTGAAGCCAAATTGTATTCGGTAGAAAATGTATTAAACGGATCTGATAATTGGAAGCCTTCGGCAAAATAA
- a CDS encoding alpha/beta hydrolase: MKKIVLLFFFLVSLNTAFSQEIIPLWEKGKMPNSKGMKLNKREDRERITQVDNPSIYAFFTSKEENTGAAVLIFPPGGYKKLTYNIAGFQLAKWFNTFGVNAFVVLYRLPTSPDLVNPAFGPIMDGQRAIKMIRSRASQWGIDPSRIGVMGASAGGGLASNLATITTDYAQVKDDLDSVSIQPNFQILISGAISMTQNAHKGSYEALLGTNPDPKNEQLFSGELNVTSATPPAFVICAADDHVVNPLNSIQYYQALLKANIKAALHIFPQGDHNIALRNNPGSTQLWTVLCEAWLNEMGFLAKPQK, encoded by the coding sequence ATGAAAAAGATTGTATTGCTTTTTTTCTTCCTAGTTTCTTTAAATACAGCTTTTAGCCAAGAAATTATTCCGCTTTGGGAAAAAGGTAAAATGCCGAATTCCAAAGGGATGAAATTGAATAAAAGAGAAGATCGTGAACGAATAACTCAGGTTGATAATCCGTCGATATATGCTTTTTTTACTTCTAAAGAAGAAAATACGGGAGCGGCAGTTTTAATTTTCCCTCCCGGAGGTTATAAAAAATTGACCTACAATATTGCGGGATTTCAATTGGCTAAATGGTTCAATACTTTTGGAGTAAATGCCTTTGTGGTCCTATATCGGCTTCCAACTTCGCCTGATTTGGTAAATCCTGCTTTTGGGCCAATTATGGATGGACAGAGAGCTATTAAAATGATTCGAAGCCGAGCTTCTCAATGGGGAATAGATCCTTCCAGAATTGGGGTAATGGGAGCTTCTGCAGGTGGAGGTTTAGCATCCAATCTTGCCACAATTACTACAGATTATGCTCAAGTTAAAGACGATTTGGATTCTGTAAGCATACAGCCGAATTTTCAAATTCTTATTTCTGGAGCTATCAGCATGACGCAGAATGCGCATAAAGGAAGTTATGAAGCTTTATTGGGAACAAATCCAGATCCCAAAAACGAACAGCTTTTTTCGGGTGAATTAAATGTCACTAGTGCTACGCCACCTGCATTTGTTATTTGTGCCGCCGATGATCATGTGGTAAATCCACTCAATAGCATTCAATATTATCAGGCGCTTTTAAAAGCTAATATCAAAGCGGCTTTGCATATTTTTCCGCAGGGAGATCATAACATCGCGCTTCGCAATAATCCGGGTTCTACACAATTATGGACAGTTTTATGTGAAGCTTGGTTAAACGAAATGGGCTTTCTTGCGAAACCGCAGAAATAA
- a CDS encoding glycoside hydrolase family 28 protein: MAKSYDLKTLGADNSGKKSCTALIHKTIDLASKDGGGTLYFPAGNYLTGAITLKSNITIYLEGGATLKFSSNFNDYLPFQKVRYEGVFMKTFAPLFNAQNAENITIKGEGTIDGNGFAWWEEAMRINKELKLNGTLKEPTELQKLWAEQNKELKVEPYYENTLKTQFFRPPFIQFFECNKINIEGIRILNSPFWTINPVGCNDVRVHGVTILNPDKEPHGPNTDGINPSSCSNVRISDCFISVGDDCITIKSGRDFHGREYGKACENITITNCVMLAGHGGVVIGSEMSGGVKNVVITNCVFDGTDAGIRMKASRGRGGVVENIMVSNIVMRNIGRNAFTFDLFYDRSSKVEPVSERTPIFRNIAISNVTGRSINKVGVIYGIEEIPIDELTFTNINMEAKEGFTGNLGTNLTFSNVDIATEKGAAFEFTNCEKLLFNDVKSKKPTADQPIIKLENCKTILVNNCFQKAPASVFVEAVNSDVIQGANFLSLVKTPFIKKDK; this comes from the coding sequence TTGGCAAAAAGCTATGATCTTAAGACGCTTGGAGCTGATAATTCAGGTAAAAAATCCTGTACAGCTCTCATTCATAAAACTATTGATCTGGCTTCAAAAGACGGAGGAGGAACATTGTATTTTCCAGCCGGTAATTATCTAACAGGCGCTATCACTTTAAAAAGCAATATTACCATCTATTTAGAAGGTGGTGCCACTTTAAAATTTTCTTCCAATTTTAATGATTATCTGCCTTTTCAAAAAGTGCGTTACGAAGGAGTTTTTATGAAAACATTTGCTCCTTTGTTTAATGCTCAAAATGCTGAAAATATAACCATTAAAGGAGAAGGCACTATAGACGGTAATGGTTTTGCGTGGTGGGAAGAGGCAATGAGAATCAATAAGGAACTAAAATTGAATGGGACACTTAAAGAACCAACCGAATTACAAAAACTTTGGGCAGAACAGAACAAAGAATTAAAAGTAGAACCGTATTATGAAAATACATTAAAAACACAGTTTTTTAGACCTCCTTTTATTCAGTTTTTTGAATGTAATAAAATCAATATCGAAGGAATTCGAATTTTAAATTCCCCTTTTTGGACTATTAATCCAGTAGGTTGTAATGATGTACGAGTGCATGGAGTAACAATCCTGAATCCTGATAAAGAACCACACGGCCCAAATACAGATGGAATTAATCCGTCATCTTGTTCCAATGTTAGAATATCCGATTGTTTTATTAGCGTAGGAGATGATTGTATTACCATAAAATCAGGACGAGATTTTCACGGACGCGAATACGGAAAAGCTTGTGAAAACATTACCATTACCAATTGTGTGATGCTGGCAGGTCACGGAGGCGTTGTAATTGGAAGCGAAATGTCTGGCGGCGTAAAAAATGTAGTAATTACCAATTGTGTTTTTGACGGAACAGATGCAGGAATCCGAATGAAAGCTTCCAGAGGTCGTGGAGGAGTTGTGGAAAACATTATGGTCTCCAATATAGTCATGCGAAATATTGGTCGTAATGCCTTTACGTTTGATCTCTTTTATGATAGATCATCTAAAGTAGAACCTGTTTCTGAGCGTACTCCAATTTTTAGGAATATAGCCATCAGTAATGTAACAGGAAGAAGTATTAATAAAGTCGGAGTGATTTATGGTATCGAAGAAATTCCTATTGATGAACTTACTTTCACCAATATTAATATGGAAGCCAAAGAAGGCTTTACAGGAAATCTGGGAACCAATCTTACCTTTTCTAATGTTGATATAGCAACAGAAAAAGGAGCTGCTTTCGAGTTTACAAATTGTGAAAAACTGCTGTTTAATGATGTAAAATCTAAAAAACCGACTGCAGATCAGCCTATAATTAAATTAGAAAACTGTAAAACGATATTGGTCAACAACTGTTTTCAGAAAGCACCTGCTTCCGTTTTTGTTGAAGCTGTTAATTCTGATGTGATTCAGGGTGCTAATTTCTTATCTCTTGTAAAAACGCCTTTCATTAAAAAAGACAAATAA
- a CDS encoding pectinesterase family protein encodes MKKNITLIFCFFLFFASFSNAWSAVVQDTITVSLDGSADFISIQEAITACGAFPSNPKTIFIKKGIYKEKIIIDSFNSNISLIGESKDQTIISFNNYNGQPDIGTFTSYTLKILADNISLQNITIENTAGAVGQAVALHVEGDYFKASNCKFLGNQDTLYTAGENRRHYFNNCYIEGTTDYIFGSATAIFDNCTLYSKANSYITAANTSKNSKYGFVFLNCKLLSAPNVRKVYLGRPWREYANVIFSSCFMDSHINPEGWHNWGKPESEKTAYYAEFKNYGPGALTTKRVKWSHLLSVEQNSRLTFNVIFKVENQWNLSSATP; translated from the coding sequence ATGAAAAAAAATATCACATTAATATTCTGCTTTTTTCTATTTTTTGCTTCCTTTTCAAATGCATGGAGTGCGGTTGTTCAAGATACTATTACAGTTTCATTAGACGGTTCAGCTGATTTTATTTCGATTCAGGAAGCGATTACCGCTTGCGGTGCTTTTCCATCTAATCCGAAAACTATTTTTATTAAAAAAGGGATTTATAAGGAAAAAATCATCATTGATTCTTTTAACAGTAATATCTCTCTTATTGGAGAAAGTAAAGATCAGACCATTATTTCATTTAATAATTATAATGGCCAGCCTGATATTGGCACTTTTACAAGTTATACTTTAAAAATACTAGCCGATAATATTAGTCTTCAAAACATCACAATAGAAAATACGGCAGGTGCTGTGGGACAGGCTGTGGCTTTACATGTCGAAGGAGATTATTTTAAAGCATCCAATTGTAAGTTTCTAGGCAATCAGGATACTTTATATACAGCTGGAGAAAATAGACGCCATTATTTTAATAATTGTTACATAGAAGGCACTACCGATTATATTTTTGGATCGGCTACTGCTATTTTTGATAATTGCACCTTATACAGTAAAGCCAATTCGTATATCACAGCGGCAAATACTTCCAAAAACAGCAAATATGGTTTTGTCTTTTTGAACTGTAAACTTTTATCAGCGCCAAATGTTCGTAAAGTGTATCTCGGGCGTCCGTGGCGTGAATATGCGAATGTAATTTTTTCCAGTTGTTTTATGGATTCCCATATCAATCCGGAAGGCTGGCACAATTGGGGGAAACCTGAAAGTGAAAAAACAGCTTATTATGCTGAGTTTAAAAATTACGGCCCGGGAGCTTTGACAACTAAGCGTGTCAAATGGTCACATCTGCTTTCTGTTGAACAAAATTCCAGACTTACTTTCAATGTTATTTTCAAAGTAGAGAATCAATGGAATCTCAGTTCGGCTACACCATAA
- a CDS encoding glycoside hydrolase family 43 protein has product MKFIRLSILTLLAVVYSSQSYSQSIEFNNPIAEKRADPWVHKTASGEYYLIATVPEYDRIVLRKANSINGLKEAKEKEIWHKHTTGVMANHIWAPELHWIDGKWYIYFAAGEAENKWNIRIWVLTNSSADPMQGKWTEEGQIKTKIDSFSLDATTFVHNGKRYLIWAQNVRGGKHGTALVLSEMKNPTTLTGPEIVITEPEFGWEREKYNVNEGPAVIQKNGKIFVSYSASATNHNYCMGLLWINENADLLNAANWNKSPAPVFYTNSDLKRYGPGHNSFTTSEDGKTTIMIYHARDYKEIQGDELSDVNRATRARVVEWTESGFPDFMQNKKD; this is encoded by the coding sequence ATGAAATTTATTAGATTATCTATTTTGACCTTATTGGCTGTGGTGTATTCATCACAGAGTTATTCACAGTCCATTGAATTCAATAACCCAATAGCAGAAAAACGTGCAGATCCGTGGGTACATAAGACCGCTTCGGGTGAGTATTATTTAATCGCTACTGTTCCTGAATACGATCGCATTGTACTAAGAAAAGCGAATAGTATTAACGGACTAAAGGAAGCTAAAGAGAAAGAAATCTGGCATAAACATACAACTGGAGTGATGGCAAATCATATTTGGGCTCCTGAATTGCACTGGATAGATGGGAAGTGGTATATTTATTTTGCCGCTGGTGAAGCTGAAAATAAATGGAATATCAGAATTTGGGTATTGACCAATTCATCAGCAGATCCAATGCAGGGTAAATGGACAGAAGAAGGTCAGATAAAAACTAAAATAGATTCATTTTCTTTAGATGCCACAACTTTTGTGCATAATGGCAAAAGATATCTAATTTGGGCGCAGAATGTAAGAGGAGGAAAACATGGTACAGCTTTGGTTTTATCAGAAATGAAAAACCCGACTACGCTTACAGGTCCAGAAATAGTTATTACAGAACCTGAATTTGGCTGGGAAAGAGAAAAGTATAATGTAAACGAAGGGCCAGCTGTCATTCAAAAAAACGGAAAAATATTTGTTAGTTATTCCGCCAGTGCAACAAATCATAATTATTGCATGGGATTACTTTGGATTAATGAAAATGCCGATCTGCTAAATGCGGCTAATTGGAATAAATCTCCAGCTCCTGTTTTTTATACAAATTCAGATTTAAAACGATATGGGCCAGGACACAATTCATTTACAACTTCTGAAGATGGAAAAACAACTATAATGATTTACCATGCAAGAGATTACAAGGAAATTCAAGGAGATGAATTGTCGGATGTAAATCGTGCAACTCGAGCTCGTGTTGTAGAATGGACAGAAAGCGGTTTTCCTGATTTTATGCAAAACAAAAAAGATTGA
- a CDS encoding serine hydrolase domain-containing protein, with protein MYKLFFFICILGSACNYGQSKQDKQLEKKLDELLSSKFSLSEPGVEVLAAKKGEIVYKKAFGSANLELNVPIKPDMVFKLGSITKQFTAVAILQLVEQGKISLQDNLQKFVPDYPSYSQNITIENLLTHTSGIKDYMQIDYQEPYLERRDFEPKELIDLFKNVPLEFEPGTKYKYSNSGYYLLGYIIEKVSGKSYSTYLEENILKPLVLNHTYFDNSNNIIPNRVNGYRKDGKVFKNADYWSMTIAYAAGGLISNTEDLLKWNEGLYSYKILKKETLEKAFVPFKLKDGSVIEYGYGWILKNVNGIKSIEHGGAITGFLTNEIYYPEEKVFVVALFNCECAPKDELSVDIASFALGKTFQQEVKVDTALLNEYIGVYTLSIDTKRTITITNENGQLLAKISGQGTVPLIFQSDTKFQFKNILGAECEFVKENGKVTKFNISQNGNFEWKKNQ; from the coding sequence ATGTATAAATTATTTTTTTTTATTTGCATTTTAGGATCTGCCTGTAATTACGGGCAATCGAAACAAGACAAACAATTAGAAAAAAAGCTGGATGAACTGCTTTCTTCTAAATTTAGCTTATCGGAACCTGGTGTTGAAGTTTTGGCGGCAAAAAAAGGTGAAATCGTTTACAAAAAAGCTTTTGGAAGTGCAAATCTCGAATTAAACGTACCGATTAAACCTGATATGGTTTTTAAGCTGGGTTCTATAACAAAGCAATTTACAGCTGTTGCGATTTTACAATTAGTAGAGCAAGGTAAAATCTCTCTGCAAGATAATCTGCAAAAATTTGTACCTGATTATCCATCCTATTCTCAAAACATAACGATTGAGAATCTGTTGACTCATACATCGGGGATAAAAGATTATATGCAGATTGATTATCAGGAACCTTATTTAGAAAGAAGAGACTTTGAACCAAAGGAACTTATTGACCTTTTTAAAAACGTTCCATTAGAATTTGAACCTGGCACTAAATATAAATATAGTAATTCGGGGTATTATTTATTGGGATATATTATCGAAAAAGTAAGCGGTAAAAGTTACAGTACTTATTTAGAGGAAAACATTCTGAAACCTTTGGTTTTAAATCACACTTATTTTGATAATTCCAACAATATTATTCCTAACCGGGTAAATGGGTATAGAAAAGACGGTAAGGTATTTAAAAATGCTGATTATTGGAGTATGACAATTGCGTATGCCGCTGGTGGATTGATTTCTAATACTGAAGATTTATTGAAATGGAACGAAGGATTATATTCATACAAAATTCTAAAAAAAGAAACCTTAGAAAAAGCATTTGTACCTTTTAAATTAAAAGATGGAAGTGTGATAGAATATGGTTATGGCTGGATATTAAAAAATGTAAATGGAATAAAATCAATTGAGCATGGAGGCGCTATTACAGGATTTTTAACCAATGAAATTTATTATCCTGAAGAAAAAGTGTTTGTAGTCGCATTATTTAATTGTGAATGTGCTCCAAAGGACGAATTGTCGGTTGATATCGCTAGTTTTGCATTAGGTAAAACATTTCAGCAGGAAGTAAAAGTGGATACCGCTTTACTAAATGAGTATATTGGTGTTTATACTTTATCAATAGATACGAAAAGAACCATAACAATCACAAATGAAAACGGACAATTATTGGCTAAGATTTCGGGACAGGGAACAGTTCCATTAATTTTCCAATCAGATACAAAATTCCAGTTTAAGAATATTCTGGGGGCAGAATGTGAGTTTGTAAAGGAAAATGGAAAGGTCACAAAATTTAATATAAGTCAGAACGGGAATTTTGAATGGAAAAAAAATCAATAG
- a CDS encoding DUF2264 domain-containing protein: MNNLKMWFLSTMFSLSLYSQQKENTDNVFKIVNPDYKLSPYTGMTKKHWKDAGLYLLEGAFSYIHNLDDPMKFPKQPGKSYPQDEGRVPTEKLEGLSRTLFIASPLLKENPNLVINNIKVADYYRHQFSKLVDPKSPSYITPRAKNGGPSQNLVEYGAIAMSLLTNPEVLWKPLPQEQKDALAKSMLSYGDGPTVSSNWKFFNIFVLSFFKEQGYTVNEKLLEEYLQKCLNDYRGDGWYNDSPAYDYYSMWGFQLYGALWSEYFGNKYYPEYAEKFRSNFRDLNSNYPSMFSQNGEMIMFGRSISYRIASIAAFPFMGLENDPAVNNGWLRRISSGVLKQFLENPDFMKDNVPTLGFYGAFEPAVQVYSCRGSVYWMGKAFLGLLLPDNNPFWTAKENEGDWENKFKKENVYNNFLNGSKILITDYPNIGASEIRAWCHEKKKDDWQGFRSTENYNRLSYNSAFLWQADGSNGEVAMNYVFKNAKQEWEPLRLFTFKKFEDDVYYRNAVLETNEHIQMNLADIPLANGILRIDKNSSSDAVSMRLGHYALPKIDGEIKTTTKNIDGKIVTIIDNGKYQLAMIPLLGWEKTEVVACKDLHPESEISKVIDVTANFNPNDKKVNIYATLMLWKKSGEKWKNKELMPLKIQEQKNGTISVEFNNGVKKLIDFKNE; the protein is encoded by the coding sequence ATGAATAATTTGAAAATGTGGTTTTTATCCACAATGTTTAGTCTCTCTTTATATTCACAGCAAAAAGAAAATACGGATAACGTTTTTAAAATTGTTAATCCGGATTATAAACTGAGTCCTTATACAGGAATGACAAAAAAGCATTGGAAAGATGCCGGACTTTATTTGCTAGAAGGTGCTTTTAGTTATATTCATAATCTGGATGATCCGATGAAGTTTCCCAAACAGCCGGGAAAAAGTTATCCGCAGGATGAAGGTAGAGTACCAACAGAAAAATTGGAAGGTTTGAGCAGAACACTGTTTATTGCTTCTCCACTTCTTAAAGAAAATCCGAATTTGGTCATCAATAACATCAAAGTTGCAGATTATTACAGACATCAGTTTAGCAAATTAGTTGATCCAAAAAGTCCTTCTTATATTACGCCGCGAGCTAAAAATGGTGGTCCAAGTCAGAATTTGGTAGAATATGGTGCGATTGCGATGTCTTTACTTACGAATCCTGAAGTACTTTGGAAACCATTACCACAAGAGCAGAAAGATGCATTGGCAAAATCGATGCTTAGTTATGGAGATGGACCCACAGTATCTTCAAACTGGAAGTTCTTCAACATTTTTGTATTAAGTTTTTTTAAAGAACAAGGTTATACTGTGAATGAAAAACTACTGGAAGAATACCTGCAAAAATGCTTAAACGATTACAGAGGTGATGGTTGGTATAACGACAGTCCGGCATACGATTATTACAGTATGTGGGGATTTCAATTGTATGGAGCACTTTGGTCTGAATATTTTGGAAACAAGTATTATCCGGAATATGCCGAAAAATTCAGAAGTAATTTCAGAGATCTTAATTCTAATTATCCTTCAATGTTCAGCCAAAATGGCGAGATGATTATGTTTGGAAGAAGCATCAGTTATAGAATTGCGTCAATTGCAGCTTTTCCATTTATGGGATTAGAAAATGATCCTGCGGTTAATAATGGATGGTTACGCAGAATTTCTTCGGGAGTTTTAAAACAGTTTTTAGAAAATCCTGATTTTATGAAAGACAATGTGCCGACACTTGGATTTTATGGAGCATTTGAACCCGCCGTTCAGGTATACAGCTGTAGAGGAAGTGTGTACTGGATGGGAAAAGCTTTCCTGGGACTTTTATTACCGGATAATAATCCGTTTTGGACAGCAAAAGAAAATGAAGGAGACTGGGAAAACAAATTCAAAAAAGAGAATGTTTATAATAATTTTCTAAACGGTTCGAAGATTTTAATTACAGATTATCCGAACATAGGAGCATCAGAAATCAGAGCTTGGTGTCATGAGAAAAAGAAAGATGACTGGCAGGGATTCAGATCTACAGAAAATTATAACCGATTGTCTTATAACAGTGCTTTTCTTTGGCAGGCAGATGGTTCCAATGGAGAAGTAGCCATGAATTATGTTTTTAAAAATGCCAAACAAGAATGGGAGCCACTACGATTATTCACTTTTAAAAAGTTCGAAGATGACGTTTATTATCGTAATGCTGTTTTGGAAACGAATGAACATATTCAGATGAATTTAGCAGATATTCCTTTAGCAAACGGTATTTTAAGGATTGATAAAAATAGCAGTTCCGATGCCGTTTCTATGCGATTAGGACATTATGCGTTGCCTAAAATAGACGGAGAAATTAAAACAACAACAAAAAATATCGATGGTAAAATAGTAACCATTATTGATAATGGAAAATACCAATTAGCGATGATTCCGCTTTTAGGCTGGGAAAAAACTGAAGTTGTTGCCTGTAAAGATTTACATCCCGAAAGCGAAATCAGTAAAGTGATTGATGTAACTGCTAATTTTAATCCGAATGATAAAAAAGTCAATATTTATGCAACTTTGATGTTATGGAAAAAATCAGGTGAAAAATGGAAGAATAAAGAATTAATGCCACTAAAAATTCAAGAACAGAAAAATGGGACTATCAGCGTAGAATTTAATAATGGAGTAAAGAAGCTGATTGATTTTAAAAACGAATAA
- a CDS encoding glycoside hydrolase family 43 protein has protein sequence MKIQQNYLKQKSHLVFSMFICFLFFSTTQAQKKRIFKESIPLDSIRLSDPAILADKKTNLYYMTGTGGLLWKSKDLKSWSGPYDIVKTDPNSWMGTNPMIWAAELHFYKNKYYDFATFTNRDKIIDKVGNNNIERRASHILVSDKAEGPYIPMKDENYLPANKPTLDGTFWVDKNGKPYMIYCYEWLQNGNGTIEKIELKPDLSGSVGEGKLLFKASDSPWSREKDANGNDKPNKVTDGPYLFKTGTGRLGMIWTSWIYDVYTQGVAYSKSGTLDGPWIQEKDPVTPPNFGHGMLFQTFEGKWLMSVHSHKKVGDKTVRIPKLFEIDLSGDKLVVLKPYLQK, from the coding sequence ATGAAAATACAGCAAAACTATTTGAAACAGAAATCACATCTTGTTTTTTCAATGTTTATATGTTTTTTATTTTTTTCGACGACACAGGCTCAAAAAAAGAGAATATTTAAAGAATCAATTCCTTTAGACTCCATAAGATTAAGCGATCCGGCAATTTTAGCAGATAAGAAAACCAATCTCTATTATATGACCGGTACAGGAGGATTACTCTGGAAAAGCAAAGATTTAAAATCATGGAGCGGTCCGTATGATATTGTTAAAACAGATCCTAATTCCTGGATGGGAACCAATCCTATGATTTGGGCAGCAGAACTTCATTTTTATAAAAACAAATATTATGATTTTGCGACTTTTACCAATAGAGACAAAATAATAGATAAAGTTGGGAATAACAACATTGAACGTCGTGCGAGTCATATTTTGGTTAGTGATAAGGCTGAAGGACCTTATATACCAATGAAAGATGAAAACTATTTACCAGCTAATAAACCGACTTTAGACGGGACATTTTGGGTAGATAAAAATGGAAAACCTTATATGATTTATTGTTATGAATGGCTTCAAAATGGCAACGGAACAATTGAAAAAATAGAACTTAAACCGGATTTAAGCGGATCGGTAGGAGAGGGAAAACTGCTTTTTAAAGCAAGTGATTCTCCTTGGAGCAGGGAAAAAGATGCGAATGGAAATGACAAACCCAATAAAGTTACAGACGGTCCTTATTTGTTTAAGACAGGAACTGGACGTTTGGGAATGATTTGGACGAGCTGGATTTATGATGTTTATACGCAGGGAGTTGCTTATTCTAAAAGCGGTACTTTGGACGGTCCATGGATTCAGGAAAAAGATCCTGTTACACCGCCAAATTTTGGTCACGGCATGTTATTTCAAACTTTTGAAGGTAAATGGTTGATGTCGGTTCATAGCCATAAAAAAGTGGGAGATAAAACAGTTCGAATTCCAAAATTATTTGAAATCGATTTGTCCGGAGATAAATTAGTCGTATTAAAACCTTATTTGCAGAAGTAG